One Gloeothece verrucosa PCC 7822 DNA window includes the following coding sequences:
- a CDS encoding sulfotransferase produces MSSFQQPILIITGMHRSGTSLTASLLQSAGLDIGNILTEVAQGNIKGHFESQAFLKYHQTVLESVGITPDGWTTQKNIYPPEYYVEKAKELVATQASAISPWGWKDPRTTLFLNFWCELLPAAKFLFLYRSPWEVVDSLYRRGSSNDKIFHHNPELALKVWMNYNQQILEFIQKNPEKSLLIHIDKVTENPEELTAKIVKDWEMPLNSPDCTIYESSLLKRQSSTSERPILIKRFFPEVFDLYGKLNFASEFKDEVIEELESKNLSTAWILQDWLNSRLLTNELKIATKQIDTYQNELEYVHDELQVAHKELHHVHDELQVAHKELHQVHDELQQAHSELQHAHSELQHAHSELQHTHSELDNVRHEWLQTQSQLEHCQNHQRQTQQDLESTQEQLRQTQLALESSQGQLRGTQGELETCQRQLRQTQEELETSQINLKEAYEQWEHTQNQLEQALEKWENAHTIIQAMETSKFWKMRQLWFKIKPFSPTKA; encoded by the coding sequence ATGTCAAGTTTTCAACAGCCGATTTTGATCATTACTGGAATGCATCGTTCAGGAACTTCCTTGACAGCCTCTCTATTGCAAAGTGCAGGACTAGATATTGGGAATATCTTAACTGAAGTAGCTCAAGGAAATATCAAAGGGCATTTTGAAAGTCAAGCTTTTTTGAAATATCATCAAACGGTTCTTGAAAGTGTGGGAATAACTCCCGACGGTTGGACAACTCAAAAGAATATTTATCCCCCTGAATATTATGTAGAAAAAGCCAAAGAATTAGTAGCAACTCAAGCCTCAGCCATCAGTCCTTGGGGATGGAAAGACCCTAGAACCACCCTATTTTTAAACTTCTGGTGCGAGCTTTTACCAGCCGCCAAATTTTTGTTCCTCTATCGTTCACCTTGGGAAGTGGTTGATTCTCTATATCGAAGAGGTTCAAGTAACGATAAAATTTTTCATCATAATCCAGAATTAGCCCTAAAAGTCTGGATGAACTATAATCAACAAATTTTAGAATTTATCCAAAAAAATCCCGAAAAAAGTTTACTAATCCATATTGATAAAGTCACGGAAAATCCCGAAGAATTAACAGCTAAAATCGTAAAAGACTGGGAAATGCCGCTCAACAGTCCAGACTGCACTATATATGAGAGTTCATTATTAAAAAGACAATCCTCCACTTCTGAGCGCCCAATTTTAATTAAACGCTTTTTCCCTGAAGTCTTTGATTTATACGGAAAATTAAATTTTGCCTCAGAATTCAAAGATGAAGTCATAGAGGAATTAGAATCGAAAAATTTATCCACAGCTTGGATTTTACAAGATTGGCTCAATTCACGGTTATTAACTAATGAATTAAAAATCGCTACAAAGCAAATAGACACCTATCAAAACGAGTTAGAGTATGTTCACGATGAGTTGCAGGTCGCTCATAAAGAATTACACCATGTGCATGATGAGTTACAAGTCGCTCATAAAGAATTACACCAGGTGCATGATGAGTTACAGCAGGCACATAGCGAATTACAGCACGCTCATAGCGAATTACAGCACGCTCATAGCGAATTACAGCACACCCATAGTGAATTAGACAACGTTAGACATGAGTGGTTACAAACACAATCTCAACTAGAACATTGTCAAAACCATCAGCGACAAACTCAACAAGACTTAGAATCTACCCAAGAGCAGTTGCGTCAGACTCAATTAGCTTTAGAATCCTCCCAAGGGCAATTACGAGGAACTCAAGGAGAACTAGAAACTTGCCAACGACAGTTGCGTCAGACTCAAGAAGAACTAGAAACCTCTCAGATAAACCTAAAAGAAGCCTATGAACAATGGGAACACACGCAAAATCAGTTAGAACAAGCCTTAGAAAAATGGGAAAACGCCCACACCATCATTCAAGCGATGGAAACCAGTAAATTTTGGAAAATGCGTCAATTGTGGTTTAAAATAAAACCATTTTCACCGACAAAAGCTTAA